The following coding sequences are from one Halorubrum sp. BOL3-1 window:
- a CDS encoding enoyl-CoA hydratase/isomerase family protein, which produces MIRTRTEGDVRVVTLDRPESRNALRPDDLRSLREVFEERGRGESPPVTYLRGAGDAFCAGADLDAVVDLDDPEAFARRGQRAAAAIEGSPSVVVCGVDGAARGGGVELALAADVRVATPRATFGEPGVDFGLFGAWGGTVRLPRVMREGDALDFALSGRVLDAEAALRTGLVSRVVDDPRSVADEIAAGGSDALAAIKCRIRDHREDDAQERAEAAAFGELHESHATDIARRRDG; this is translated from the coding sequence GTGATCCGGACCCGAACCGAGGGCGACGTGCGCGTCGTCACGCTCGACCGCCCCGAGTCGCGCAACGCGCTTCGACCCGACGACCTGCGTTCCCTCCGGGAAGTCTTCGAGGAGCGGGGACGCGGAGAGTCCCCGCCGGTGACGTATCTTCGCGGCGCGGGCGACGCCTTCTGTGCCGGCGCCGACCTCGACGCAGTCGTCGACCTCGACGACCCCGAGGCCTTCGCGCGGCGGGGCCAGCGCGCGGCCGCTGCCATCGAGGGGTCCCCGTCGGTCGTCGTCTGCGGGGTCGACGGCGCGGCCCGAGGCGGGGGCGTCGAACTGGCGCTGGCGGCCGATGTCCGCGTGGCGACCCCGAGAGCGACGTTCGGGGAGCCGGGCGTCGACTTCGGGCTGTTCGGCGCCTGGGGCGGGACGGTCAGGCTCCCGCGCGTCATGAGGGAGGGCGACGCGCTCGACTTCGCGCTGTCGGGGCGGGTCCTCGACGCCGAGGCCGCGCTGCGAACCGGACTCGTCTCTCGCGTCGTCGACGACCCCCGGTCGGTGGCCGACGAGATCGCGGCGGGTGGGTCCGACGCGCTCGCGGCGATCAAGTGCCGTATCCGCGACCACCGGGAGGACGACGCGCAGGAACGCGCGGAGGCGGCGGCGTTCGGCGAACTTCATGAGAGCCACGCGACGGATATCGCGCGTCGGAGAGACGGGTGA
- a CDS encoding YbhB/YbcL family Raf kinase inhibitor-like protein, with translation MSDFTLSSPAFDDGERIPDEYGYTERNANPPLSIGGAPESAGALVLIVDDPDAEEPAGTVWDHWLVWDVDPDRETVPEDWSPTAATEGQNDYGEHGYGGPNPPDREHTYRFRLYAVEEPLGLSPSADTEDLVDAMTGQVVGKARLEGTYPV, from the coding sequence ATGAGCGACTTTACGCTATCGAGTCCGGCGTTCGACGACGGCGAGCGCATCCCCGACGAGTACGGCTACACGGAGCGCAACGCCAATCCGCCGCTGTCGATCGGGGGAGCCCCCGAGTCGGCGGGCGCGCTCGTCCTCATCGTCGACGACCCGGACGCCGAGGAACCGGCGGGAACGGTGTGGGACCACTGGCTCGTCTGGGACGTCGACCCCGACCGAGAGACGGTCCCCGAAGACTGGTCGCCGACCGCGGCGACCGAGGGCCAGAACGACTACGGCGAACACGGCTACGGCGGCCCGAACCCGCCGGACCGAGAGCACACCTACCGGTTCCGGCTGTACGCGGTCGAGGAACCCCTCGGCCTGTCGCCGTCCGCCGACACGGAGGACCTCGTCGACGCGATGACCGGGCAGGTGGTCGGGAAGGCCCGGCTCGAAGGGACGTATCCGGTCTGA
- the lipA gene encoding lipoyl synthase gives MQRGRRKPDWLKSRPPSGSRFTEIKSTLRDHDLHTVCEEANCPNMGECWSGRDGPGTATFMLMGDRCSRGCNFCDVETGGMEPLDPDEPANVADAVAEIGLDYVVLTSVDRDDLADGGSAHFAETIREIKRRDPEILVETLIPDFGGDPEAVRRIIDAEPDVIAHNVETVERLQWPVRDRRANYEQSLAVLDHVDRESEVHTKTSLMLGVGEYDHEVYRTLGDLREVGVDVVTFGQYLQPSRSHLDVFEYVHPDVFETWRRVAEAEFDFLYCASGAMVRSSYKAGELFVEALVREGRSPEDARRRARAAGGD, from the coding sequence ATGCAACGCGGCCGCCGGAAGCCGGACTGGCTGAAGTCGCGCCCGCCGTCCGGAAGTCGCTTCACCGAGATCAAGTCCACCCTCCGCGACCACGACCTCCACACGGTCTGTGAGGAGGCGAACTGCCCCAACATGGGCGAGTGCTGGTCCGGGAGAGACGGTCCCGGCACGGCGACGTTCATGCTCATGGGTGACCGGTGTTCGCGCGGCTGTAACTTCTGTGATGTCGAGACCGGCGGTATGGAGCCGCTCGACCCCGACGAGCCGGCGAACGTCGCGGACGCGGTCGCGGAGATCGGTCTCGACTACGTCGTCTTGACCTCCGTCGACCGCGACGACCTCGCGGACGGCGGCTCCGCGCACTTCGCCGAGACGATCCGCGAGATCAAACGGCGCGACCCGGAGATTCTCGTCGAGACGCTCATCCCCGACTTCGGCGGCGACCCCGAGGCGGTCCGCCGGATAATCGACGCGGAGCCGGACGTGATCGCGCACAACGTCGAGACGGTCGAGCGGCTCCAGTGGCCGGTCCGGGACCGCCGCGCGAACTACGAGCAGTCGCTCGCGGTCCTCGATCATGTCGACCGCGAGTCCGAGGTTCACACCAAGACGAGTCTCATGCTCGGCGTCGGAGAGTACGACCACGAGGTGTACCGAACGCTCGGTGACCTCCGGGAAGTGGGCGTCGACGTGGTCACGTTCGGTCAGTACCTCCAGCCCTCGCGCTCGCACCTCGACGTCTTCGAGTACGTCCACCCTGACGTCTTCGAGACGTGGCGGCGGGTGGCCGAGGCGGAGTTCGACTTCCTCTACTGCGCGTCGGGCGCCATGGTCCGGTCGTCGTACAAGGCCGGCGAGCTGTTCGTCGAGGCGCTCGTACGCGAGGGACGCTCGCCAGAGGACGCGCGGCGACGCGCACGGGCCGCGGGCGGCGACTGA
- a CDS encoding branched-chain amino acid ABC transporter permease produces the protein MGLTDSSVVDSARARPGLLFVALLAALLLVDLAAKLSGVGLGPIGGSLSVDRLGSNLWNGVVIGLVIGLAGIGLSMTYSILSFANFSHGDLVSAGAFTGWGVAFLIAGFGDASIRALVTVRDAGSASPGDIGAHILTTPGAILVGLVVAFAVTALLAVALDRAFYKPMRDRDGIALLIASIGAALVVRYLLQFGYGSDRRGVTASVDASNLAFGPLGVSVNAHELTILVAAVGLMLAMHAMLQHTKLGTAMRAMADNKDLALITGIPAERVVTATWIIGGGLAGASGYLYVLLRGTIQFDFGWLLLLLIFAAVILGGIGSVYGAIVGGLVIGVVFTTSTIWIPSDFNQAAAFAVMILMLLLRPEGLFGGVSTA, from the coding sequence ATGGGATTAACTGACTCGTCGGTCGTCGACTCCGCGCGGGCTCGACCGGGGCTTCTCTTCGTCGCCCTCCTCGCCGCCCTGCTGCTCGTCGACCTCGCGGCGAAACTCTCGGGGGTCGGTCTCGGCCCGATCGGGGGGTCGCTATCCGTCGACCGGCTCGGATCGAACCTCTGGAACGGCGTCGTTATCGGCCTCGTGATCGGGCTGGCCGGTATCGGACTCTCGATGACGTACAGCATCCTCTCGTTCGCCAACTTCTCGCACGGCGACCTCGTCAGCGCCGGCGCGTTCACGGGCTGGGGCGTGGCGTTCCTGATCGCCGGATTCGGTGACGCCTCGATCCGCGCACTAGTGACCGTCCGCGACGCGGGGAGCGCCTCGCCCGGCGACATCGGGGCGCACATCCTCACGACTCCCGGCGCGATCCTCGTCGGACTGGTCGTGGCGTTCGCCGTCACCGCACTGCTCGCGGTGGCGCTCGACCGGGCGTTCTACAAGCCGATGCGCGACCGCGACGGGATCGCGCTTCTCATCGCTTCCATCGGCGCGGCGCTGGTCGTCCGCTACCTGCTCCAGTTCGGCTACGGATCCGACCGGCGGGGCGTAACCGCCAGCGTCGACGCGTCGAACTTGGCGTTCGGTCCCCTCGGCGTGTCGGTGAACGCGCACGAACTCACCATCCTCGTCGCGGCGGTCGGACTGATGCTCGCGATGCACGCCATGCTTCAGCACACGAAGCTCGGGACCGCGATGCGGGCGATGGCCGACAACAAGGACCTCGCGCTCATCACCGGGATCCCGGCCGAGCGCGTCGTCACCGCCACGTGGATCATCGGCGGGGGACTCGCGGGCGCCTCCGGCTACCTCTACGTCCTGCTCCGCGGCACGATCCAGTTCGACTTCGGCTGGCTCCTCCTCCTGCTCATCTTCGCGGCCGTCATCCTCGGCGGGATCGGCTCCGTCTACGGCGCCATCGTCGGCGGTCTCGTCATCGGCGTCGTGTTCACGACCTCGACGATATGGATTCCGTCGGACTTCAACCAGGCGGCGGCGTTCGCCGTGATGATCCTGATGCTGCTGCTTCGCCCCGAGGGGTTGTTCGGAGGTGTTTCGACCGCATGA
- a CDS encoding branched-chain amino acid ABC transporter permease, whose translation MSGPNNAGDGGTADPPESATAALIAAAKESDFALVVGTLLAVYAAATLLTFTDGLNSVVGLLETLTFLGLVYALTALALNLQWGYTGLFNIGVAGFMAVGVYTMGMVVRSPDPAFGPPGLGLPLPVGIVAGMGMAALLGGVAALPALRLKADYLAIVTLGLSEIIRLSLQSSTFDTFLRDTIGAGTGGGRGMGMPDNPVRDLFLVDGQAGNPTALGDLVFGVLGADGLGVSHPILIGWGYIAVLAGFLVGFYLLLERLGRSPFGRTMKAIREDELVANSLGKDVNLVKVKVFVIGCALMGLAGILWFGSQGNVSPTPQFRPLITFYVFIAVIIGGSGSNTGSVLGGIVFAAVLFEGPRRVGGAVRGLIDAETPGSFADAVVSLDPVTFLAYATDNVAPLQFVFLGLVLVFIIRWRPEGILGDRIETAAAVDLSERPAGGESDE comes from the coding sequence ATGAGCGGTCCGAACAACGCGGGCGACGGCGGGACTGCCGACCCGCCTGAGAGCGCCACGGCGGCGCTGATCGCGGCCGCCAAGGAGAGCGACTTCGCGCTCGTCGTCGGGACGCTGCTCGCGGTGTACGCAGCCGCGACGCTCCTGACGTTCACCGACGGTCTCAACAGCGTCGTCGGACTGTTGGAGACCCTGACGTTCCTCGGTCTCGTCTACGCGCTCACCGCCCTCGCTTTGAACCTCCAGTGGGGGTACACCGGCCTGTTCAACATCGGTGTCGCCGGCTTCATGGCCGTCGGCGTCTACACGATGGGGATGGTCGTCCGGTCGCCGGACCCGGCCTTCGGTCCCCCCGGACTGGGGCTGCCGCTCCCGGTGGGGATCGTCGCGGGCATGGGGATGGCGGCGCTGCTCGGAGGCGTCGCCGCGCTGCCGGCGTTGCGGCTCAAGGCCGACTACCTCGCGATCGTGACGCTCGGTCTCTCCGAGATAATCCGGCTCTCGCTCCAGTCGAGCACCTTCGACACCTTCCTGCGCGACACGATCGGTGCCGGGACCGGCGGCGGTCGCGGGATGGGGATGCCGGACAACCCCGTCCGCGACCTGTTCTTGGTCGACGGGCAGGCGGGGAACCCGACCGCGCTCGGTGACCTCGTCTTCGGGGTCCTCGGTGCCGACGGTCTCGGGGTCTCCCACCCGATCCTCATCGGCTGGGGGTACATCGCCGTCCTCGCCGGCTTCCTCGTCGGCTTCTACCTCCTGCTCGAACGCCTCGGACGCTCGCCGTTCGGGCGGACGATGAAGGCGATCCGCGAGGACGAACTCGTCGCCAACTCGCTCGGCAAGGACGTGAACCTCGTGAAGGTCAAGGTGTTTGTCATCGGCTGCGCGCTGATGGGACTCGCCGGTATCCTCTGGTTCGGCAGCCAGGGCAACGTCTCCCCGACCCCGCAGTTCCGGCCGCTAATCACCTTCTACGTCTTCATCGCGGTGATCATCGGCGGCTCCGGGTCGAACACCGGCTCCGTCCTCGGCGGCATCGTCTTCGCCGCGGTGCTGTTCGAGGGACCGCGGCGGGTCGGCGGGGCCGTCCGCGGCCTCATCGACGCGGAGACGCCAGGCTCCTTCGCGGACGCCGTCGTCTCGCTGGACCCGGTGACGTTCCTCGCGTACGCGACCGACAACGTCGCGCCGCTCCAGTTCGTCTTCCTCGGACTCGTCTTGGTGTTCATCATCCGCTGGCGCCCGGAGGGGATCCTCGGAGACCGGATCGAGACGGCCGCGGCCGTCGACCTCTCCGAGCGGCCAGCCGGGGGTGAGTCCGATGAGTAG
- a CDS encoding ABC transporter ATP-binding protein, with protein MSSDASDADEAAESVDVPDASTVADAVDAPEPAAADEPEANDSEVEEAAKHVPSGMPPLRVEGLVKRFGGVTAVDGASFEVESGSLTGLIGPNGAGKSTTFDCITGVHEPTAGRVYFEGEDITGRRPHQIARKGLVRTFQIARELSEMTVLENLMLAPQGQIGESAIRAVTPGLRGAVIEEETEVRERAWETLEFFEIDHLAHEHAGNLSGGQRKLLEMARALMTDPEMVLLDEPLAGVNPTLEEKLLDRIHDLRADGYTFLLVEHDMDIIMNNCERVIVMHQGSVLAEGTGDEIRNDERVIEAYLGEDL; from the coding sequence ATGAGTAGCGACGCCTCCGACGCGGACGAGGCCGCCGAGTCGGTCGACGTCCCCGACGCGAGCACCGTCGCCGACGCGGTGGACGCCCCGGAGCCGGCCGCCGCCGACGAACCGGAGGCGAACGACAGCGAGGTGGAGGAGGCGGCGAAACACGTCCCGTCCGGGATGCCGCCGCTCCGCGTGGAGGGGCTGGTGAAGCGGTTCGGCGGCGTCACCGCCGTCGACGGCGCCTCCTTCGAGGTCGAGTCCGGGTCGCTGACGGGACTCATCGGGCCGAACGGTGCCGGGAAGTCGACCACCTTCGACTGTATCACCGGCGTCCACGAGCCGACCGCCGGGAGGGTGTACTTCGAGGGCGAAGACATCACGGGACGCAGACCGCACCAGATCGCGCGGAAGGGACTGGTCAGGACGTTCCAGATCGCCCGCGAACTCTCCGAGATGACCGTCTTGGAGAACCTCATGCTCGCGCCGCAGGGACAGATCGGTGAGTCTGCGATCCGCGCGGTGACCCCCGGACTCCGCGGCGCGGTGATCGAGGAGGAGACCGAGGTCCGCGAGCGCGCTTGGGAGACGCTGGAGTTCTTCGAGATAGACCACCTCGCGCACGAACACGCCGGGAACCTCTCCGGCGGCCAGCGGAAGCTGCTGGAGATGGCCCGCGCGCTGATGACCGACCCCGAGATGGTGTTGCTCGACGAGCCGCTCGCCGGGGTCAACCCCACGCTCGAAGAGAAGCTCTTGGACCGGATTCACGACCTGCGGGCGGACGGCTACACCTTCCTGCTCGTCGAACACGACATGGACATCATCATGAACAACTGCGAACGCGTCATCGTCATGCATCAGGGCAGCGTGCTCGCCGAGGGGACCGGCGACGAGATACGGAACGACGAGCGGGTCATCGAGGCGTACCTAGGGGAGGACCTATGA
- a CDS encoding ABC transporter ATP-binding protein, translating into MTADATAGTTHAIDGDAILRIRGLDAGYGDLQILSDVALDVDDGEYVTIVGPNGAGKSTVMKTVFGLTTHMGGTVELEGEPIHGLAPERIIREGIGFVPQNGNVFPGLSVRENLEMGAYILDEVPEDQIETIYDRFPILRERSEQKAGTLSGGQRQMVAMGRALMLDPDLLLLDEPSAGLAPDLVSDMFDRIDRINEDGTAVLMVEQNAKEALRRCDRGYVLVSGENRYTDRGDVLLSDEDVRRDFLGG; encoded by the coding sequence ATGACCGCCGACGCCACCGCCGGAACGACCCACGCGATCGACGGCGACGCGATCTTGCGGATCCGCGGTCTGGACGCCGGCTACGGCGACCTCCAGATCCTCTCGGACGTCGCCCTCGACGTCGACGACGGGGAGTACGTGACGATCGTCGGTCCCAACGGCGCCGGTAAGTCGACGGTGATGAAGACCGTCTTCGGACTCACGACCCACATGGGCGGCACCGTCGAGCTCGAAGGCGAGCCGATCCACGGGCTCGCGCCCGAGCGGATCATCCGCGAGGGGATCGGGTTCGTTCCCCAGAACGGCAACGTCTTTCCGGGCCTGAGCGTCCGCGAGAACCTCGAGATGGGCGCGTACATCCTCGACGAGGTGCCCGAAGACCAGATCGAGACGATCTACGACCGGTTCCCGATCCTCCGGGAGCGCAGCGAGCAGAAGGCGGGAACGCTCTCGGGCGGCCAGCGGCAGATGGTGGCGATGGGGCGAGCGCTCATGCTCGACCCCGACCTCCTGTTGCTTGACGAGCCGTCGGCCGGACTCGCGCCCGACCTCGTCTCCGACATGTTCGACCGGATCGACCGGATCAACGAGGACGGGACGGCCGTGCTGATGGTCGAACAGAACGCGAAGGAGGCGTTACGCCGCTGCGACCGCGGCTACGTGTTGGTGAGCGGCGAGAACCGCTACACCGACCGCGGCGACGTCCTGCTCTCAGACGAGGACGTGCGGCGCGACTTCCTCGGCGGGTGA
- a CDS encoding putative sulfate/molybdate transporter yields MTESASKRSRSVDFGSRAVTGAIGDSITVVPLVVALALLTDVSLPHALAAFGVFQLVWGVRYGLPVSVEPMKALAALAIAGALTYAELALAGAILGAVLLAIGLTGTLAYVERWIGEPVIRGVQFAVGLILLETGLGLATDDPAVALVGVAIAGAFALAGRGKASALAVAVVGVATAFVVAGVPTPRLPGAPPTPAFGAALTRATVDGVVAQLAMTIGNAALATSLLFADLFDADVTPDELSTSMGVTNLIAVPLGGIPMCHGCDGVAGKYAFGARTGGANVVLGAGYLVAALFATPALIAAFPLAMLGALLAVVAVSLARNVTDSGNRALSVGIGLLAVATNLGVAFVVGIVLHLAWGRMK; encoded by the coding sequence GTGACTGAATCCGCTTCGAAGAGAAGTCGGTCCGTCGATTTCGGGTCGAGGGCGGTCACCGGCGCGATAGGGGATTCGATTACTGTCGTCCCGCTCGTCGTCGCGCTGGCGCTGCTGACGGACGTGTCGCTGCCGCACGCGCTCGCCGCGTTCGGCGTCTTCCAACTCGTCTGGGGGGTCCGCTACGGGCTACCGGTGTCGGTCGAACCGATGAAGGCGCTGGCCGCGCTGGCCATCGCCGGCGCGCTCACCTACGCCGAGCTCGCGCTCGCGGGCGCGATCCTCGGCGCCGTCCTCCTCGCGATCGGTCTCACGGGGACGCTCGCGTACGTCGAGCGGTGGATCGGGGAGCCGGTGATCCGCGGGGTACAGTTCGCGGTGGGGCTAATCCTCCTAGAGACGGGACTGGGACTCGCGACCGACGACCCGGCGGTGGCGCTCGTCGGGGTCGCCATCGCCGGCGCGTTCGCGCTCGCGGGTCGCGGGAAAGCGAGCGCGTTAGCCGTCGCCGTCGTCGGCGTCGCGACCGCGTTCGTCGTCGCCGGGGTGCCGACCCCGCGGCTGCCCGGCGCGCCGCCCACGCCGGCGTTCGGCGCGGCCCTCACGCGCGCCACCGTCGACGGCGTGGTCGCGCAGCTGGCGATGACGATCGGTAACGCCGCGCTGGCGACCTCCCTCCTCTTTGCCGACCTGTTCGACGCCGACGTGACGCCGGACGAGCTGTCGACGAGCATGGGCGTGACGAACCTGATCGCCGTGCCGCTGGGCGGGATCCCGATGTGTCACGGCTGCGACGGCGTGGCCGGCAAGTACGCGTTCGGCGCGCGCACCGGCGGCGCGAACGTCGTCCTCGGCGCCGGGTACCTCGTCGCCGCCCTGTTCGCCACGCCCGCGCTGATCGCCGCCTTCCCGCTGGCGATGCTCGGCGCCCTGCTCGCGGTCGTCGCCGTCTCGCTCGCGCGCAACGTCACCGACTCGGGGAACCGCGCGCTCTCGGTCGGGATCGGCCTGCTCGCGGTGGCGACGAACCTCGGCGTCGCGTTCGTCGTCGGCATCGTCCTCCACCTCGCGTGGGGGCGAATGAAATAA
- a CDS encoding HTR-like protein, with product MSSLPFGVARLDSIFGGGAPPGSVVLLAGEAGAGAREFCYTSAAMNALARADEELFDLYYGDLDADAALPESVHYISFTADTGAITREMEYTMADEIVDAAVDEISFRDLSPEYFQLSPVPRDWYETATASITELGERGEYEDVLTAFGDYLSEHGQRSLVCIDSVTDLVSMVSDDTDWSDVAMVMKGLKKAAYEWDALVLVLVNTEALRDREFGTLMDAAGGTLQFSWESGGSQRARTMFVREFRGVLSRLEAENIVRFETEIHEGGFDISDVRKIR from the coding sequence ATGTCGAGTCTTCCGTTCGGGGTCGCGCGCCTCGACTCTATCTTCGGCGGCGGCGCGCCCCCCGGAAGCGTCGTGTTGCTCGCGGGCGAGGCGGGCGCCGGCGCCCGGGAGTTCTGCTACACCAGCGCGGCGATGAACGCGCTGGCGCGCGCCGACGAGGAGCTGTTCGACCTGTACTACGGCGACCTCGACGCCGACGCCGCCCTGCCCGAGTCGGTCCACTACATCTCGTTCACCGCCGACACCGGCGCGATCACCCGGGAGATGGAGTACACGATGGCCGACGAGATCGTCGACGCGGCTGTCGACGAGATCTCTTTCCGGGACCTCTCGCCCGAGTACTTCCAGCTGTCGCCGGTGCCGCGGGACTGGTACGAGACGGCGACGGCCTCGATCACCGAGCTGGGTGAGCGCGGCGAGTACGAGGACGTGCTCACCGCGTTCGGCGACTACCTCTCCGAACACGGCCAGCGGAGTCTCGTCTGTATCGACTCCGTCACCGACCTCGTCTCGATGGTCTCCGACGACACCGACTGGAGCGACGTCGCGATGGTGATGAAGGGGCTGAAGAAGGCCGCCTACGAGTGGGACGCCCTGGTGCTCGTGCTGGTGAACACCGAGGCGCTCCGCGACCGCGAGTTCGGCACCCTGATGGACGCCGCGGGCGGGACCCTCCAGTTCTCGTGGGAGAGCGGCGGGTCACAGCGCGCCCGGACCATGTTCGTCCGCGAGTTCCGCGGCGTGCTCTCGCGGCTGGAGGCCGAGAACATCGTCCGCTTCGAGACCGAGATCCACGAGGGGGGGTTCGACATCAGCGACGTGCGCAAGATCCGGTAG